From one Phorcysia thermohydrogeniphila genomic stretch:
- a CDS encoding D-alanine--D-alanine ligase family protein: MKVAVVYGGPSPEADVSRKSAAGVISALKEKGYEVFPLELNDSFIKKLEEIKPDKVFLVLHGCPGEDGTVQGLLEVMGFDYTGCNTQTSAICMDKDITKRVLKTYGIPVPAGETYFSEEEVELLELPCVVKPARTGSSVGINVARTEEEFWKAVKEAFRYDSKILVEEYIEGRELTVGVLNGRALPPVEIITEGGFYDYEAKYVSSKTQYVVPAPLPERISKKLQRISEKVYKILECHGAVRVDFRLDERGAPYLLEVNTIPGMTERSLLPKAAQSAGIEFPELIERILKG, from the coding sequence TTGAAAGTAGCGGTAGTTTACGGAGGTCCTTCCCCTGAGGCCGATGTGTCAAGGAAAAGTGCAGCCGGCGTTATTTCTGCGCTAAAGGAAAAAGGTTACGAGGTTTTTCCTCTTGAGCTTAACGATTCCTTCATTAAAAAGTTAGAGGAAATAAAGCCCGACAAAGTCTTTTTAGTTCTTCACGGCTGTCCCGGTGAGGATGGAACGGTTCAAGGTTTACTTGAGGTAATGGGCTTTGACTACACGGGTTGTAATACCCAAACGAGCGCTATCTGTATGGATAAGGACATAACGAAGAGGGTTCTTAAAACCTACGGGATACCTGTTCCTGCCGGAGAGACCTACTTTAGCGAGGAGGAGGTGGAGCTTCTTGAGCTCCCTTGCGTCGTTAAGCCGGCAAGGACGGGCTCAAGCGTTGGCATAAACGTTGCAAGAACAGAGGAAGAGTTCTGGAAGGCTGTAAAGGAGGCCTTCCGCTACGATAGTAAGATACTCGTTGAGGAGTATATAGAAGGTAGAGAGCTGACAGTTGGAGTCTTAAACGGGAGAGCTCTCCCCCCTGTAGAGATAATTACTGAGGGTGGTTTTTACGATTATGAGGCCAAGTATGTGAGCTCTAAAACCCAGTATGTAGTGCCAGCTCCCCTCCCTGAGAGGATAAGCAAGAAGTTACAGAGGATTTCTGAGAAGGTTTACAAAATCTTAGAGTGTCATGGAGCGGTAAGGGTAGATTTTCGCCTTGATGAGCGGGGAGCTCCCTACCTTTTGGAAGTAAACACGATTCCCGGAATGACAGAAAGAAGCCTACTCCCAAAGGCCGCTCAGTCAGCCGGGATAGAGTTCCCTGAACTGATAGAGAGGATACTTAAAGGATGA